In the Carassius gibelio isolate Cgi1373 ecotype wild population from Czech Republic chromosome B24, carGib1.2-hapl.c, whole genome shotgun sequence genome, one interval contains:
- the LOC128013244 gene encoding uncharacterized protein LOC128013244, whose translation MMAEKSTEAEKAMEAGEATERSQAFETRSIASASTNRSRSSSASAAAAKARAKLEAARARTEFLKKESEILIEKAQLKVTEACMEASLAAIKHESEVAAAIAETKVLEAAADSELGERISDVREVSDRTRDYVMNQSQLRLLSPAGDEPCQLPLKPIVHVLRPETPPRHHRLASWDVRDSNNKPDTESITQHPQKSVQTTSQKYQIPPFTSSPYKTTPQPSFNNDTNVSEVARYLARRELVNSGLFKFDDRPENYWAWKSSFINAIEGLHLSAAEQLDLLSKWLGEQSSQHVRRIRAVHTGNPNAGLGKAWERLEDCYGSPEIIEKSLFDRIDSFPNISNKDAKKLRELGDLLQEVESAKHEGYLPGLTYLDTARGVAPIVDKLPYSLQERWMAQGSQYKSAHQVAFPPFSFFCDFICREARTRNDPSFALSSGIHSVLKPEQQFKRQTKSSVYTHKTEVSAATVSQTHSSNYELDDVNKVCPIHKKPHPLNRCRGFRIKPLDERKTFLKEKGVCYRCCATTTHLARDCKAAIKCKECGSDTHIAALHPGPPPSNLFDHGGEGEKDTPQPAITSKCTEVCGYGECSRSCSKICLAKVYPEGHPEEAIKLYVILDDQSNRSLARTKFFDLLHVKGENSTYTLRTCAGVTETVGRRATGFIIESLDGVMKVKLPTLIECNNMPDDRAEIPTPDAARWHTHLKPIAHCIPPLDPEAQILLLLGRDILQVHKVREQHNGPNNAPYAQRLDLGWVVVGDVCLGSVHRSAALSAYRTHVLDNGRPSLLPPCPNKLSVREKFDIKPPPEISLAHGTFIFDDYAIGDTIFERTKEDNKVGLSIEDRRFLDIMDKDMFMDESNSWVAPLPFRTPRQRLPNNREQAFTRLTSLLRTLEKKPEMKSHFVTFMQNIFDRDHAEVAPPLREGQECWYLPTFGVYHPQKPGQIRVVFDSSAQKQGISLNDVLLSGPDLNNSLLGVLLRFRRELVAVTADIEQMFHSFIVKEEDRDFLRFLWFKDNDTSKGIIEYRMKVHVFGNSPSPAVAIYGLRRAAAYGEEEYGSDARHFVEREFYVDDGLLSTPTAAGTIDLLTRTKQMLATSNLKLHKFASNSKEVMNAFPTTDHAKGLKDLNLEVDPTPIQRSLGLSWDVKEDTFTFHVTNIKKPFTRRGILATVNSLFDPLGFVAPVIIEGKFLLRELSGETCDWDSPLPEDKEEAWNAWRRSLQDLKQLEIPRTYVYTTFSTALRKELHIFSDASVKAIAAVAYLRVINGEGACHTGFVLGKAKLAPQAAHTIPRLELGAAVLAAEIAETITNELDFTLDAVEFYTDSRVVLGYIYNQTRRFYVYVANRVQRIHRVSNPMQWHYVSTKHNPADHATRSVPAALLGTTTWFTGPAFLSQMDQNLSLEEREFDLLGPELDTEVRPLATTVSDDFHLECQRFERFSSWRSLVRAIAFLIHVAQTYSSSDDRERACSSWHYCAKPRTVKELLQAEEVVIKSIQREAYQEEFTCIAKKDDIPRHSALKKLNPYVDSRGLLRIGGRLKNATLDLQEKFPLIVPGRSHAAKLLVEYYHDRVKHQGRVFTESAIRNAGYWIVGVKKLINSIVHKCIVCNKLRGKVTEQKMADLPIDRLSTEPPFTNVGLDVFGPWTVVARRTRGGQAHSKRWAVLFTCMSIRAIHIELIDSMDSSTFINALRRFFALRGPVKQIRSDCGTNFVGACKELEIVVNDPQEPSVRKYLSGEGCSWVFNPPHASHMGGAWERMIGVSRRILDSMLQQISPSRLTHDVLSTLMAEVTGIVNSRPLVPISTDPDSPFLLTPAMLLTQKGHTLLPPPGDFKETNLHRQQWRRVQHLANTFWNRWRREYLSTLQSRSKWQEEQRNLREGDVVLLKDAQSKRNEWPMALVTKTFPSSDKRVRTVELRVARNGTIKTFLRPISETVLLMPTED comes from the coding sequence ATGATGGCGGAGAAATCTACGGAGGCTGAGAAAGCTATGGAGGCTGGGGAAGCTACAGAGCGAAGTCAAGCATTTGAAACAAGATCTATAGCTTCTGCTTCAACTAATAGATCTAGAAGCTCATCGGCTAGCGCAGCTGCTGCCAAGGCTCGCGCTAAACTGGAAGCTGCACGGGCAAGGACTGAATTCCTTAAAAAAGAATCAGAAATCTTGATTGAGAAAGCTCAACTGAAAGTTACAGAGGCATGCATGGAAGCGTCACTGGCAGCTATAAAGCATGAAAGTGAGGTGGCAGCAGCCATTGCTGAGACGAAGGTTTTGGAGGCAGCAGCAGATAGTGAACTCGGAGAAAGAATTTCTGATGTGAGAGAAGTTTCTGATCGCACTCGTGATTACGTCATGAATCAGTCTCAACTGAGGTTATTGTCTCCAGCTGGAGATGAGCCATGTCAACTACCTCTAAAGCCCATTGTCCATGTGTTGAGGCCTGAGACACCTCCAAGGCATCATCGCTTAGCATCTTGGGATGTCAGAGATTCTAACAATAAACCTGATACTGAGAGTATAACGCAGCATCCTCAGAAGTCAGTGCAAACAACTAGTCAAAAATACCAAATTCCACCCTTCACTTCTTCTCCATATAAAACAACACCACAACCATCGTTCAACAACGACACTAATGTGAGTGAGGTCGCCAGGTACTTAGCACGCCGAGAGCTTGTTAATTCAGGGCTCTTCAAATTTGACGATCGTCCCGAGAATTATTGGGCGTGGAAGTCCTCTTTCATCAACGCAATTGAAGGTTTGCACCTGTCAGCTGCTGAGCAGTTAGACCTTCTGTCTAAATGGTTGGGAGAACAGTCTTCACAACATGTGCGAAGGATCAGAGCTGTGCACACAGGTAATCCAAACGCAGGCTTGGGAAAAGCATGGGAGCGCTTGGAGGATTGCTATGGCTCTCCAGAGATTATAGAGAAATCCCTCTTTGACAGGATTGATAGCTTTCCAAATATCAGCAACAAAGATGCGAAAAAGCTTAGAGAACTTGGAGATCTTCTACAGGAAGTGGAGTCTGCGAAACATGAAGGCTACCTACCCGGTCTTACTTATCTTGACACCGCACGTGGTGTTGCTCCTATCGTAGATAAGTTACCTTACAGTCTTCAGGAGAGGTGGATGGCTCAAGGTTCTCAGTACAAATCAGCACATCAAGTCGCCTTTCCTCCATTCTCATTCTTCTGTGATTTCATCTGCAGAGAGGCTCGAACACGCAACGATCCAAGTTTTGCTCTGTCTTCAGGAATCCATAGTGTGTTGAAACCAGAGCAGCAATTCAAGAGACAAACGAAAAGCTCAGTCTATACTCACAAGACGGAAGTGTCAGCAGCGACTGTGAGTCAGACACACAGCTCAAACTATGAATTGGATGATGTGAATAAGGTCTGCCCAATTCATAAGAAGCCCCACCCTCTCAATCGTTGTAGAGGTTTTAGGATCAAACCTCTGGATGAGCGCAAGACTTTTCTAAAAGAGAAAGGTGTTTGCTACAGGTGTTGTGCAACAACCACTCATCTGGCTAGGGACTGTAAGGCAGCTATTAAATGTAAGGAATGTGGCAGTGATACTCATATCGCAGCGCTTCATCCAGGACCACCGCCTTCAAACTTATTTGATCATGGCggggagggagagaaagacacGCCTCAACCTGCTATAACTTCCAAGTGTACAGAAGTCTGTGGTTACGGTGAATGTTCACGGTCATGTTCTAAGATTTGCCTGGCTAAGGTTTACCCAGAAGGCCACCCAGAAGAAGCAATCAAGCTTTATGTGATCCTGGATGACCAGAGCAATAGATCGCTCGCTAGAACCAAGTTCTTCGACTTGCTGCATGTCAAAGGAGAGAACTCAACATATACTCTACGTACCTGCGCAGGTGTGACAGAGACTGTGGGAAGAAGAGCTACTGGTTTCATTATAGAGTCTTTAGATGGAGTTATGAAGGTGAAATTGCCAACGTTGATCGAATGCAACAATATGCCAGACGACAGGGCCGAGATACCAACACCTGATGCAGCACGTTGGCACACTCACCTAAAGCCCATTGCGCATTGCATTCCTCCTTTGGATCCAGAAGCCCAAATTCTTCTCCTTTTGGGTCGTGACATCCTTCAGGTTCATAAAGTACGGGAGCAGCATAATGGTCCTAATAACGCACCCTACGCACAAAGACTAGACCTAGGATGGGTCGTAGTCGGAGACGTCTGCTTAGGATCTGTCCACAGGTCTGCAGCACTTAGTGCTTACCGTACCCATGTACTTGATAATGGACGTCCTTCTCTACTTCCTCCATGTCCCAACAAACTCAGCGTTAGGGAGAAGTTTGACATCAAGCCTCCGCCTGAGATATCTCTGGCGCACGGCACCTTCATCTTTGATGACTATGCCATAGGAGATACCATCTTTGAGAGGACAAAGGAGGATAATAAAGTTGGATTGTCTATTGAAGACAGGCGTTTTTTGGACATCATGGATAAAGACATGTTCATGGACGAGAGCAATAGTTGGGTTGCACCACTCCCATTCAGAACACCTCGTCAACGACTCCCTAATAATAGAGAACAGGCATTTACACGCCTAACCTCCCTTTTGCGCACACTGGAAAAGAAGCCTGAGATGAAGTCTCATTTTGTTACCTTCATGCAGAACATCTTTGATCGTGACCATGCCGAAGTAGCCCCTCCTCTTCGAGAAGGCCAGGAATGTTGGTATTTACCTACCTTTGGGGTGTACCACCCACAGAAGCCTGGTCAGATCAGAGTTGTCTTCGACTCCAGTGCGCAAAAACAGGGCATCTCCTTGAACGATGTTCTTCTCTCTGGTCCTGACTTAAATAATAGCCTCTTGGGAGTCTTACTACGTTTTAGAAGGGAGCTGGTAGCTGTAACTGCAGACATCGAACAGATGTTTCACAGCTTCATTGTGAAAGAGGAAGATAGAGACTTCCTTCGTTTTCTCTGGTTCAAGGATAATGACACCAGCAAAGGCATTATTGAATACCGCATGAAGGTGCACGTGTTCGGTAATAGTCCATCTCCTGCTGTAGCCATTTATGGTCTTCGACGAGCAGCAGCTTATGGTGAGGAGGAATATGGTTCAGACGCCAGACACTTTGTAGAGAGAGAATTCTACGTCGATGATGGACTTTTGTCAACACCCACAGCTGCGGGAACAATCGATCTGTTGACACGAACAAAGCAAATGCTGGCAACTTCAAATTTAAAATTGCACAAGTTTGCTTCTAATAGCAAGGAAGTAATGAATGCATTTCCGACCACAGATCATGCGAAGGGACTCAAAGATCTAAACTTGGAAGTTGACCCTACCCCCATCCAACGTAGTCTCGGACTTAGCTGGGATGTGAAAGAGGACACATTCACCTTTCATGTAACCAACATTAAGAAGCCCTTTACTCGGAGAGGGATACTGGCTACTGTCAACAGTCTCTTCGACCCACTTGGGTTCGTTGCCCCTGTCATCATTGAAGGGAAATTCCTGCTACGAGAACTCTCAGGTGAGACTTGTGACTGGGATTCTCCTCTCCCTGAAGACAAGGAAGAAGCATGGAATGCATGGAGGAGATCCCTACAAGATCTCAAACAATTGGAGATTCCTAGAACATATGTTTATACTACTTTCTCTACAGCTCTGAGGAAGGAACTCCACATTTTCTCGGATGCTTCTGTCAAAGCGATTGCAGCAGTGGCATATCTTCGTGTCATCAATGGCGAAGGAGCATGCCACACTGGGTTCGTATTGGGGAAGGCCAAATTAGCTCCACAAGCTGCTCATACCATTCCCAGGCTGGAACTAGGAGCTGCGGTTTTAGCTGCAGAGATAGCAGAGACAATCACAAATGAGCTGGACTTCACTTTAGATGCTGTGGAGTTTTACACGGATAGTAGAGTCGTCCTGGGGTACATTTATAACCAGACAAGACGGTTCTATGTATATGTAGCCAACAGAGTGCAGCGTATCCATAGAGTGTCAAACCCAATGCAATGGCACTATGTGTCTACTAAGCATAACCCTGCAGATCATGCCACCCGCTCCGTTCCTGCAGCTCTGTTGGGCACCACCACCTGGTTTACAGGACCTGCCTTCCTGTCGCAAATGGATCAGAATCTGTCCCTGGAGGAGAGGGAATTTGACCTCCTCGGGCCAGAGTTGGACACAGAAGTTCGTCCTCTTGCTACTACTGTATCCGATGATTTTCATCTTGAATGTCAACGGTTCGAGCGATTCTCTTCTTGGAGGTCATTAGTCAGAGCCATAGCTTTTCTCATACATGTCGCTCAGACTTACAGTTCGTCTGATGATAGAGAAAGAGCCTGCAGCTCATGGCACTACTGTGCTAAGCCGCGTACAGTGAAAGAGTTGTTACAAGCAGAGGAAGTTGTAATCAAGAGTATTCAGAGGGAAGCTTACCAAGAAGAGTTCACCTGCATCGCCAAAAAAGATGACATCCCGAGGCACAGTGCTCTGAAAAAACTGAACCCTTACGTAGATAGTAGAGGTCTTCTCAGGATAGGAGGTCGgcttaaaaatgcaactttggaTCTCCAAGAGAAGTTTCCTTTGATTGTTCCAGGACGCAGTCATGCTGCGAAGCTACTTGTGGAGTATTACCATGATCGAGTCAAGCATCAGGGTCGTGTGTTTACTGAATCAGCTATCCGCAATGCAGGGTATTGGATTGTTGGTGTTAAGAAGCTTATCAACAGCATTGTACACAAGTGCATCGTATGCAACAAGCTTCGTGGGAAGGTAACTGAGCAGAAGATGGCGGACTTGCCCATCGATCGCCTGAGCACTGAACCTCCCTTCACGAACGTCGGTCTTGATGTTTTTGGACCTTGGACAGTTGTTGCAAGGCGCACGCGAGGAGGACAAGCTCACAGCAAAAGATGGGCTGTTCTTTTCACTTGTATGAGTATTCGTGCCATACATATTGAGCTGATTGACAGTATGGATTCATCCACCTTTATAAACGCCTTGAGAAGGTTTTTTGCTCTACGAGGTCCTGTCAAACAAATTCGGTCTGATTGTGGGACCAATTTTGTAGGAGCCTGTAAAGAGCTGGAAATTGTGGTAAATGATCCTCAAGAGCCTAGTGTGAGGAAGTACCTGAGTGGAGAGGGTTGTTCATGGGTCTTCAATCCACCTCACGCATCCCACATGGGAGGAGCCTGGGAGCGGATGATAGGAGTCTCCAGGCGCATACTAGATTCCATGCTCCAACAGATCAGTCCTTCCCGCTTGACACATGATGTGTTGTCCACCTTGATGGCAGAGGTTACAGGAATCGTCAATTCAAGACCCCTTGTTCCTATTTCAACAGACCCAGATTCACCTTTCTTGTTAACGCCAGCCATGCTCCTAACTCAAAAGGGTCATACACTCCTCCCACCTCCAGGTGACTTCAAGGAAACCaatctccatagacagcaatggagAAGGGTGCAACATCTTGCTAATACTTTCTGGAATAGATGGAGGCGTGAATACCTCTCAACGCTTCAAAGCCGAAGCAAATGGCAAGAGGAACAACGAAATCTAAGAGAGGGTGATGTTGTCCTTCTTAAGGATGCTCAAAGTAAGCGCAATGAATGGCCTATGGCTCTTGTGACCAAGACTTTTCCCAGCAGTGACAAAAGAGTCAGAACGGTTGAACTAAGAGTTGCAAGgaatgggacaatcaagacattCCTCAGACCTATATCGGAAACCGTTCTGCTCATGCCGACGGAGGACTGA